CAAGATCAAATACCCACAGAGCACCCTTACTTCActtttttattttgcatctctCATTAAAGAGGGAGGGAAGGCATATAGGAATTCTTTTTCACTACTCGTTGTTGAGACAATTGAAAATTGTGTTTACTTGTTCTGGAATCCTTTATCTTTGATTTGTGAAATCCTTGGGTTTAGACATTACTTCGGGAATTCCTTTTTTTTTTTCAAAAGAGTAGCAACATACTATAAATTAAATCAATTAACCATGCATTGCTGAAATAACCATTCCCCAAAGTCTTTCACTCTAATATTTTTCATTCTTCTCCGTTGTTCGTATGCATCCATCACCAACTATCCAAAATAATGTATCACCACACACACAAAAGAACACCTAATGCTGATGCTACTGCTACCGCCTCCTACTTCTAACTAAGATCTACCTAGCGCTAACGATCAATTAAATATAGTGATCCATGGAAACCAGGGGAGACAGTGGATGCTTGGTCGCAGAGAAGAGAGCAATATGCATCTCAATACGTCCACTCGTGCGGGAGATTGATCTTGCAGGCCACGGCGAGTGGCCTGGAATGCGCAGCGGTGGTATTGACATAGTGCTCGCATTCCTGGCTTGCCTGCATCGCGTTGCTCCGTTGGACCAGTGCGTCTGTGAGACAAAAGGAATTCGAAATATGGCTATTCATAACCACAAAGAAAGGTATCATTGACATTGCTAGTGTGTAATGAGAAGGAATTAATTACCATAATCAAGAAGGAAGGCCCCGGGATAGCAAGGACTGAAGGACGGGCACCGAGGTCCTCGACATTGAGATTTAGAGCCTGCACGACGGAATCATGGAGGAGCCTGAGGTCAAGCAGAACCACGGATTTTAACTAAAATTACTTTCGAGGGCAGGCAAAAGAAATGGGGGCCGACAAGGGGACGCACTGGTTTCTTCTTGGGCCAGCTCGGCGCACAGGGTAAACACGTCGGTGCCGGTGCACTCGCGCTGGGCTCCAGGAAGGGTGATGAACACGACGCGCTTCCCGGCCGCAGATGGAGCATGGTGCGACGACTTCTGCAGTGGCGGCCAGGCCGAGGGGTTCAGCCTGAGCGGTGGCCCGGCATCGGTGGAGCCATGGCCCTGCACGCGCGTGATCCTCCTCCCACACTTCCACGTTGCGGCAGCGTTCTCGGCCTCGTCCACCTCGTGCTCCCTCGCTCACCGCGTGGGATCATGGTGTAGGCCACCGCCAGCATCACCGCCTGCGCAAAGAACATGGCAAGCAGCATCGCCCTTTCCAAGAGCACCATAGCGATCCAATCCCTCTTGTCCCTCACCCACGTGAAAGAGTGCGAGGCTGCGGCCACGACCGAGGAGCATGGCGTAAGCGGCAAGTGTGTGGTGGCCGCGACGGCCACATGACAACAGAGGCAGCGGCGGGCGATGTGGGTGTAAAGGGACGCCAGCCGGAGAGAGGCCAGAGGCGCAGCTtgttgatgatgttcatgatgccgCTAAGCTCGCGCCCATTCAGCCTGCCGACAGAATGGCGTCCCGCCGTCCCGTGTTGTTCAACCGTACTCATGATGGACGCCGCGAGCCGGCTCTCTCGTCGACCTCCTGCCCACCCAGATCATCGGCGCATCGCCATCGCATGCCACCGGAGCCCTACGCCCGACGTCATAGGGAGTTGTCACCTCTGTTGATCTGGCATTAAAGCTACGAAGTTGGCGAGCATGGAGAGAAGCGCGCCATGGTCGTGCCTCCGATGGGGTAGACGTAATCCACCAGCAGACACCAGACCTCCTTCATATGTCCACTGCCGCACATGTTGGCTGCCGTCAAGACCGGCGTCGGTGCCGATAGCCGTACAGACACGTCGTGCTGACATCGCACATCCTCGTCCACGTCGCCGTGCTTCTGCAGTCTGCATGCACTCTGGCCGTCGCATCCCACGTAACGCCAGCAACGGTACACACCAGCCAAGCTGCGTTACGACGCCaacaaccctagaaaggaggtggcgaTGGACGCGACGGCGCAAGATAGAAGAGAAATTGGTAGACAGAAGATGGGGGACAGTGCCCGAGGAGCGGGTGGGAGCCTGACGGCGAGGAGTGTCGGCCTACGGCCAGGCGTGGGCGACGGCGAGGAGATGTAGACGCTACTGGGATTGGAGTGAAGCATGCAGAGACACCAGGTGAGCTCGAGCGACGACCAACCACAACACCATTATGGCTGGAGGAAGAACCAACCATGCAATCAATGCAAACGAAGAGGAAGAAACAAAGCTTACAGAACAACTGAGATACAACAAGAAGAAGGTCCTATTTATAACCCACGACAAGATGGGAAAAAGGAAACCAAAACAAACACGAAAGGTATAACAGTGGCGTGTCTAGATTAATCGATGAGCGGCAGCCGTTTAGAAACAGTGGGACGTCTAGATCAAACAATCATCTGAACCAAAATCGCTGAAGACACCCCAAGTGCACACGAGAAAATGCGAATCAGTTAACAAAATTTTCACGGAAGGCCTACAATCACCACATAAATGTACACCGCAACATCCCAATTTAATCCACGTGTCTGCACTCGGTAGGCTCTCACGTCGCTATCAAACAAGTGGTGAAACCTGAGAAGGTAAACTTCCCTAGATATAGAGGCTTGGGTATTTCCTGGTTGTTGCAGTGATTTTGAGTATGCATTTGCAACTCTGACTTTTATTTGATGATGCATATGTGGGCATAAATTATCTATTTTTCTAAACACAACACACACGCATATACTCACGCTTACACTCAACCCTATAAACACATGCACGCACATACTACGCGTATGATCCATCTACTCATCGATCACTGATATGTGCACATCAATGTAGACATGTCTCCCTTATTAAGGCCCCTCTTATTTTTTGTACTACTACCTCCCTCCCGATTTGTTAGGGCTCGTCATATTTTTATCAAGCTTTGACCATTTATTTGAGTAGCAAAATGTAAAATATATGCTGCAAAAAGTATATTATTGAATTTGTATTCAAAAAAAGTTTCCAACAATATAATAATCTGAAAAAAATGTTTTGTATTTGGAAAAAATGGTTAACATATATAAATAAAGTTCCAGATGTGCACATAAAAGGTACGATCTATATGGAAATAATGTAGACATTTGTTTAAAAAATAAACATTAAAATGTATATTTAAAAAAAtgctaatcatgtatttaaaaaatacgaAACATGTATTAAAACTGTACGGTGTTTATGAAAAAAAATGTCAACATTCGTTGaagagaaaaggaataaatcaacaTATATTTGAAAAGGTGTTCAAAACATGTATTTGAGAAGAAAAAGTAGTACATCGTTACTTGAAAAATGTTCGACGTGTATGAGAAAAATGTTCCACGTACACACTAAAAATCATGTCGACCACCATGGACTACATCGCACAATACGCGCGCGCATCGGTTTCCTAGCCCAACTCGGTCGACCACATCGCATGTATAGGTGATATTTTTATGAATGTTTTGCTATCTTATTTGCAttcttctgagttcatatgaatttgttatgaatttttaaagttttgatGAAACAACTGTGGCCAGCTGGAAGGGCATTCTCATGACCTAAAATActttttaggggcaaatttgagcacatcaaAAAGTTAACGGTAATTCTGAGAGTGGACGCAAATTAGTGGCATAAATATAAATGTCCCATGAAATTTTGTTTTGAGCCAAACATTTGCATAACGTTACTTGCACTAACCGATCAAAGATAGTATGAATTTTTTACAACTATAAGGCACGGCGCAGGCCGTCTGATTGGACCGGACAAACGAGAACCATGCGGGAATGCTGTCGGGCCTTCAGTCGCAGAACGGACCAATTTCACCTTCGGGCTGCGGCCCAGATTGACTCTATATCTATGGTCGCAGAAAAATGGTTTTTGTTTTGGATGAATTTATCTGCTGGGCAGTAAGTTAATATGCCACCAATAGGTTTTGGGGCAAGTTATGAAAATGTTTTTCAGTGTATTTCTTCTATATTATGAAATTGTAAATTATTTATGTACTGTTGAAATGAGAAATATGGGCCAAATTTTTGTTGAAAATTACTTTAAAGATGAGATAATTTAATGTTTTTCCGTGGGTTATGATGGACCTAAGTATGGTACCAGTCATTTTATTTATCTTCAGTGCTTTTTAAGTTGTTTCTGTAATTTTTATATATTTATGCACTGAAAATAAATTTGGTTGTCTGATATTATGCTGAAATAATGTTTGAATTTCCTGAATACAATTGAACCAATTGGAAATTGCATTTAAAAAATTCATGTGGCATTAATGTTAAATGTCATTTCATGGCACATTTTTAATGAAGATCACCTTTTAGCATCATTTTAATGCCAAAATTCATCTTGTAAAATAATACATTATTCACCATTATTACTCACTCACTAAATTTTCCAAAAGTTATTATTTGGAAAAATTATTTTAGTGTGGTGTTTATGTTGATGCCATACTTGTGGAGTTGTGGTCTTTTTTTAATGATGTGATCATTATCAACGAGCACATGCCACCTTAAGGAAATCTTGATTTCCAcgtggtttggttttccacaccgcACTATTCAGCACAACAATGTTTGGCCAACATGCCTAACGGGCAAAAATAATGTTTTATGATTGCGCATTTTGTCTTATTTAATGCACTATAGAATAAGTATAATGTCCTAAAGTGGTGTTGACAAAATTATGGTTTATTCTCTAAACTAGCTCGCTCCAGAATAAGTATAATAGAGCATGGCTCGCTCTATTACTCAAATAAACTAACTACAGTTGGTAATTTCTTCCTTGAGTGATTAGGGATAAGTTTATGAGGCGAATATTCTTTCCCTGGTTAAAATGTCATCGAAAAGAGAACTGACCTCGACACAAGAAGCTGGTCTATAAAAGTTACCGTTGCAAATGTAAGCAGTCCAACACTGAACAAACACTTAATGAAGAGACCCCATGAGAAAAACGGTGCGGCAAGGCGGCTGCTTCTAGTAAGTACACTATCCTTCAAGGCAAATGTGCGAAATTTCAACCGAACTGTAGTCAATCTTTTGAACATGGAACACAAACGACGAAATCCACATGGCTTTTACAACCCCTGCGACCTTTCTGTGTTCCATCCAAACTCAAACATGTAAGAGAAAAACAAGAAGCAATCAAAAGATGCGCAATTTCTTACCAAAAGTTGTTATACAACTATTGCAGCAGATAAAAAATCTCTTAATTTTATTAAACAAAACTCAGCTGATGTACAAAGCACGCAAACAATGTAATCTGCAGAAACTAGTATTCTTGTAGTGTTATATGGGATCAAACCTGAATTTTGTTCACATTTTATTCAGAGGATTTGCGACATGTGCTAAACCAAATATACTCCAGGCGCGCAGCAAAATGCAGCAAGTCGCCTGCATTTTCATTTTCTTAGTAAACATAGGTGCattagcatcaccatattcagaatTATACTGTAGGTGCCAATGAAAATAACTGAAACTTATAGGCAGAGTGTCCGGGCGCGGTGCATCAGCATCGCCACGTTCAGAATTCAACCTTTGGTAAAACACAAATTCATTTCCTGCTGATGGACTGAAACTTTCAGCGGAGTAACGAAACTCAAGTGCTCAACTCACTGCAAGAACCACCACATTTGTGTCCCTGTCAACACCAGATTCTTCATCTAAGAGAAATGCAGGTAGCAACAGTTAAATAGTGCCCATTGTCAACACACTACAGACTAATGTCGCCATACCACTGATCAAACAGTTTCTGAATATTAGAACTGTGATGCCAACGCAAATAGGTTTCTTATATACTGCCTGAAGAACAAACCAAAGTTTAGCTAGCAGAAACACATTAAATGTTGGGTTTTCCTAAACCCATATCTCAACGGAAGGAACTGGGTTCTAATGTCATCGTATCCGAGGCGGCGACGCTTTTGAAGGCGACTTCTAGCTAGGGGCCCTGTCTCTGGCATCTCTCTACTCTGCATCGACATCCGCATACCGCAGCGCCGCGTGGGCTGAATTAGCAGAAAAATAGTTAAGCAGTTAGGCATGAGGTTTCAAAGGTACTGCGACAAGTTTAAATAAGAAGATCAAAAGGAAAGCTGAAGTACAAAACCTCAAAACAATGTAATGTGTTGTGGAACAGAACCTGAATTTTTCCCAGGCGTTACGGTTACAGTAGGCTAAAAAACAGAAATGATCTTCTCTATGAAGCTGAACTAGGCAGACCGAACTGATTTGGGTTTTCAACTTCAGAAAGTTTTCCACTAGCGGCCTATGGTATTAAATTGGAGAACTGAATCATCTGAATCAAAGCACAATAGTTGCCATATCAAGGTTCAGTGTGGCATCAGACAACCTTCAGTTGACTTATGAAATGATTTTCACCCCAACAGACAACTGGCTTCAGACAACCTTCAGACAAGCATAATGTGGTGCCTGTTGAGCACCTACTGACTTGATTCAGCAACTTTTACTGATGTCTAGTATAATCCTACAGCAGTAGATTCCTAACTGAAACAGCAGCAAAGGTTTTTCAGACTGTTTTCCAAGCACGGGCAGATGAGCGCTCAACTTAAATGAAACCCCAAAAAAAACATCCGGACAAGATCAAGACTAGTGCAAATAAGAGTTTCTTGCCAAAGGAGAAGAGCGGGAAGGGGCTCTCACTGGGCGTCTCGGTGATGGCGATGGCGACGTGGAGGCTCTAGCGGCTGTTGGGCAGGTCGACGACGAGCGGGAAAAGCCGGGCATCACATGTGGGGAGGCACATGACGATGTCGTCGGCGCCCAAGTTTGCAAGGAGGCCCACGCCCAGGCCCAGCCGCCCGGCCAGCTCCTCCCTCAGGCGGAACACGGATCTCCCCCTGAACACGATCGTGCCGCTGGCGAGGAGGTCCCCGTGGTAGCTCCTCCACGCGTACGTGATCACCCGCGACGGCACCATGGCGGCGGGGAAGGGAAGCTGCAATACGAATTTGAGATCAGGAAGCCAAAGAAGATGCAAATTCGGCAAGAACAGAGCCAAGAATTTGCGATCTCTGCGGCTGAAATTAAGTCGGGGAGAATCAATCAAGAAGCGGGCATGGTGATGGCGGGCTCACTCACCCCGGTCGGAGGTGGAAGGGGAGGCATGGCCTCCCTGGCGGGGACGTGCTCCACGGCCCAGTGCATCATAGTGCTGACTCGGTGGATGTCGCTAATGTAGTCGACGCTGGCGCCGTCGTTCCAGGGGAGGTACCTCCCGTTGGCGCGGAGGAAGTGACCGTTGAAGTGCTGGAGCAGGACCTCGTCCCCGGAGTCGGACAGGACGGCCAGCCAAACGAGCACGGTCCCATCCGTGTGGTTGTAGTTGCGCTGCTCGACGCGGAGCCCGCGGTGGCCGAGCGGCGCCGGCGCGGCCGTGGAGGCGAGGTAGCGGCCGTAGGCGGCGCTGTGGAGGTGCAGGTAATGCGCGTCGTCACCCTCGACCAGATGAACCGCCCAGGCCACGTTCATCGAATCCCGGCGGTGGTCGAGGGAGACGCCGTGGCCGTCCTCGTCGGCGTGCAGGTACGCGCTGCGCACGGGGCTGCGCAGCCGCACGTGGTGGCCATGGTGGAACTGATCCATCGGTCGCCGGCCGGTGCCGCTGGGGAGCAGAGGCGCGAGGTGGAGAGGGAGACCGAGCAGGGAAGGCGAGGTGGGGATGGTGACGGTGGGTTCTTGGTTTCTTGgcgctccggcgagtcggcgacggGGAGAGGATGAGAAGCGAAAGTTGTTGGTCGAGACGGTTATGTTCGGGTGCCAAGGCCGAGTATTTCAAGAAGCCGTCAGCAGGTGGGTTTGCGGGCTTTTGGGCCTAGGAATTCCATCCAGCGGCCCGCATGCCAAGATCAACTTCCAACAAGAGTGTCGCCCATCATGAACCGATGGCCACGCGGCTCTGTCTCGAACACCCCCTAATAAAACAAAAAAAGGCTCTGCCTCGAACAGAAAAAACCCTGTGTTTTTTCTACAGATGAAATATTTTTAGATTCTTTTTGAAAAAATTCATGAAGTTGAAAAAGATCACGAATTTttagaaaaaaagttcatgaattttagaaaGTTCACCAATTTCGCCTCCAGGCTACGGCCTGGTTTCACTCTATATCTATGGTAGTAGAAAATGGTTTTCCTTTTGGGTGAATTTACTTGTTGGGCCAGTTAAGTTAATATATAACACTGATAGGTTTTGGGCCGAGTTATGAAAATGTTTTTAGTGTATTTTATGTTATATTATGAAAATGTAAATTAGTTATGCACTATTCAAATGAGAAATATGAGCCCAAATTTATGTTGAAAGTTACTTTAATTATGAGATAATTTTTGTAATGTTTTTCCGTGGGTTATAATGGGCCTAATTATGGTATCAGTCATTTTATTTATCTTTAGTGCTTTCTAAATTGTTTCAGTTTTTTCTGTGTTTATGCATTGAAAATAAATCTAGTTGTCTGATAGTATTATGCTAAAATCATGTTTTTAGTACGGTTGAACCAATTGGAAAATGTATTAAAAATTCAAGGGGCATTAATGTTAAATGTCATTTCATGGCAATTTTTTAGTGATGACCTTTTAGCATCATTTTAATGTCAAAATTCATCTTGTAAAATGATATATATTCACCATTATTACTCACTCTCTAAATtttccaaaaaaatattatttGGAAAATTTAGTTTAGTGTGGTGTTTATGTTGATGCCATCCTTGTGGTATTTTTTTAATGATGTGATCATTATCAACGAGCACATGTCACCTTAAGGAAATGTTGATTTTCGtttggtttggttttccacaccgcaccaaggatggcaatgggtacccattacccgggTACCCTGCGGGTAAAAACCCTAATAGGGTAACGGTATGGGACATAAATTTACCCATGGGTACTTAAATGGGAAAATATGATACCCATCGGGTAGAGAGGGTACGGATATGGGATCATATAACCAATGCCCGTGTACCCATGTACCCATTTAAAATATTGACAAGTGGTTTTTTTTTAATATCCTAACATCTTAACTTTCCCCCTAAACGTGCTTGGTAAAAACCTCTAATGTGCAGTCAAATTATCTCTATATTTTCATGATTTTGTGAACTTAAAGTGTATGACCATGTGTTGTTATTTATGATTATGTGTTGTTTAACATTTTTATGTGGTTCTTTATaggcaagtattttttttgtttctgaGAATGTGTTGTTGTACATTGTTGTTTAAAATGTATTGCTATTAATAATTTATGATTATATGTTGATTTCTACAACTATTTTCTGTTAAATTTGATGTGTTGTAAATGTGGGTATTTTTATCTACGGGTACCCATATACCCTGTCGGGTGATGTGTATGGGAAAAAGTTTTACCCTTGACAGGTATGGGTATGGGTGATATGTAAGTTTAGGGTGAACGGGTAAGGTTATGAGGTGGCTCCACCCGTACCCATACCCTGTGGGTGCCATCCCCTATGCACCATGCGGCACAATATGTTTGGCCGACATGCCTAACGGGCAAAATTAATGTTTTCTGATGGTGCATTTTATCTTATTGAATGCACTGTAGAACTAGAATGGCGTTGACGAAATTATGGTTGATTCTCTAAACTAGCTCGCTCCAGAATAAGTATAATAAAGCATGACTTACTTTATTactgaatactccctccgtctcaaaataagtgtctcaattttattataactttatactaaagttagtacaaagtttatacacttattgtgggacggagggagtataaactaGCTACAGTTGGTAAGTTCTTTGTCAAGTGATTAAAGATAAGTTTACGAGGCGAATATTCTTTTCTCTGGTTagaatttcatcaaaaagggaGCTGACCTCGACACAAGAAGCCGATCCATAAAAGTTACAGTCTCGAATGTAAGCAGTCCAACACTGAACAAACACTTGTTCCAAAAACGGCGTGGCAAGGCACGCAACCGCTTCTAGTAAGTACACTATCCTTCAACTGTCCAAAGTTTCAACCAGACTGTAGCCAATCTGTTGAAAATGGAACACAAAATTTAACGATGAAATCCACGTGACTTTTACAACCCCTGCGACCTTTCTGTGTTCCATCCAAACTCAAACATGTGAGAGAaaaacaagaagcaagcaaaagatGCTCCGCAATTGCTTACCGGAAGTTGTTATACAACTATTGCAGCAGATAAAGAATTTCTTAATTTTATTAAACAAAAGTCAGCTGATGTACAAAGCATGCGAACAATGTAATCTGCAGAAACTAGCATTCTTATAGTGCTATGGGATAAAACCTAAATTTCGTTCACATGTTATTCAGAAGATTTACAACATGCTAAACCAAATATACAATGCAAGGAACACCAGGTGCGCAGCAAAAGGCAGCAAGCGCCGGCATTTTCAATTTTTCCTTTCAGTTGAGTAAATATAGGTGCATTAGCATATGACTGAAACTTGAGGCAGAGTGTCCGGGCGCATCAGCATCGCCATCTTCAGAATTCGATCTTTGACAAAACACAAAATTCATTTTCTGCTGATGGACTGAAACTTTCAGCAGCATAACGGAACTCAAGTGCTCAAGTAACTGCAAGAACCATCACATTTGTGTCTCTGTCAACACCACATGCTTCATCTAAGAGAAATGCAGGTAGCAACATTAAACTAGTGGCCATTGTCAACACATTACAGACTAATGTCGCCGCATCATTGTTCAAACACTTTCTGAATATTAGAACTGTGATGCCAACGCAAATATGTTTCTTATATACTATCTGGAGAACAAACCAAAGTTTAGCTAGCAGAAACACAACAAATGCTGGGTTTTCCTGAACCCATATCTCAACGGAAGGAACTGGGTTCTAATGTCATCGTA
This portion of the Triticum dicoccoides isolate Atlit2015 ecotype Zavitan chromosome 7A, WEW_v2.0, whole genome shotgun sequence genome encodes:
- the LOC119333773 gene encoding uncharacterized protein LOC119333773; this translates as MDQFHHGHHVRLRSPVRSAYLHADEDGHGVSLDHRRDSMNVAWAVHLVEGDDAHYLHLHSAAYGRYLASTAAPAPLGHRGLRVEQRNYNHTDGTVLVWLAVLSDSGDEVLLQHFNGHFLRANGRYLPWNDGASVDYISDIHRVSTMMHWAVEHVPAREAMPPLPPPTGLPFPAAMVPSRVITYAWRSYHGDLLASGTIVFRGRSVFRLREELAGRLGLGVGLLANLGADDIVMCLPTCDARLFPLVVDLPNSR